In a genomic window of Polycladomyces abyssicola:
- a CDS encoding argininosuccinate synthase: MAKEKVILAYSGGLDTSVAIKWLQEHYGYDVVAVALDVGEGKDLDFVKAKALKVGAVKSLVVDARQWFAEKYLAPALKANAMYEGKYPLVSALSRPLISEVLVQVAEKEGAVAVAHGCTGKGNDQVRFEVSVAALNPELKVIAPVREWAMSRDEEIAYAKKHGIPIPVDLDNPYSIDQNLWGRSCECGILENPWAEPPEEAYEWTASLADTPDQPDEVEITFEKGIPVALNGKVMPLHELIAALNQIAGKHGVGRIDHVENRLVGIKSREVYECPGALTLITAHRELEFLTQPREIAQFKPIVEQQWGKLTYEGLWFSPLKKALDAFIDVTQETVSGTVRVKLFKGHAVVTGRKSDQSLYNEKLATYTPEDTFDHQAAVGFIRLWGLPTQVFATVNPKKEDDHEALGRAIYQADQPVG; encoded by the coding sequence ATGGCAAAGGAAAAGGTGATCCTGGCATATTCCGGGGGTTTAGATACATCGGTCGCCATCAAATGGTTGCAGGAGCATTACGGCTATGATGTCGTGGCCGTCGCCCTGGATGTGGGCGAGGGCAAGGATTTGGACTTTGTCAAAGCCAAAGCGTTAAAAGTGGGCGCAGTGAAATCGCTGGTCGTCGATGCACGGCAGTGGTTTGCTGAAAAATATCTGGCGCCGGCCCTAAAAGCCAATGCGATGTATGAAGGAAAATATCCGTTGGTGTCCGCGCTTTCCCGTCCGCTCATCTCGGAAGTGCTGGTGCAAGTGGCGGAAAAGGAAGGAGCTGTCGCCGTGGCCCATGGTTGCACCGGGAAAGGCAATGACCAGGTACGGTTCGAGGTGTCCGTCGCCGCACTGAATCCCGAGCTGAAAGTAATCGCACCGGTTCGGGAATGGGCGATGTCCCGGGATGAAGAGATCGCATACGCAAAAAAACACGGTATTCCGATTCCGGTCGATTTGGATAATCCCTACAGCATCGATCAGAATTTGTGGGGAAGAAGTTGTGAGTGTGGCATTTTGGAAAATCCGTGGGCAGAGCCGCCGGAGGAAGCGTATGAATGGACAGCATCTCTGGCCGATACCCCCGATCAGCCTGATGAAGTGGAGATCACTTTTGAAAAAGGGATTCCTGTTGCATTGAACGGGAAAGTGATGCCGCTTCATGAGTTGATTGCCGCTTTGAATCAGATTGCCGGCAAACATGGTGTCGGCCGGATCGATCATGTGGAAAACCGTTTGGTCGGCATCAAATCGCGTGAGGTGTACGAGTGTCCGGGAGCTCTTACGCTGATCACGGCCCACCGTGAGCTGGAGTTTCTGACGCAGCCCCGGGAGATTGCACAGTTCAAGCCGATCGTGGAACAACAATGGGGCAAATTGACCTATGAAGGTTTGTGGTTCTCCCCGCTCAAAAAAGCGCTGGACGCCTTTATCGACGTGACGCAGGAAACCGTCAGCGGCACGGTGCGCGTCAAGCTTTTTAAAGGGCATGCCGTAGTCACCGGCCGGAAGTCGGATCAGTCGCTGTACAATGAAAAGCTGGCCACCTACACGCCGGAGGACACCTTCGATCATCAGGCGGCCGTCGGTTTCATCCGTCTGTGGGGATTGCCGACGCAAGTATTCGCCACCGTCAACCCGAAGAAGGAGGATGACCATGAAGCTCTGGGGCGGGCGATTTACCAAGCCGACCAACCAGTTGGTTGA
- a CDS encoding LLM class oxidoreductase, producing the protein MDPFSQHLGYKRLFKENHLTLGLFFPIEAYTGSIPLMNIEEQVKLAKRAEQLNFASLVVRDVPLHDPNFGDVGQIYDPWVFLGYIAANTEKIALVTGSIILTLRHPLHVAKAAASVDKISGGRLVLGVATGDRPIEFPSFAVDFDQRGELFREALSVIKTVWKENFPVIDTLRVHMSDGDLIPKPDLYDIPVLVTGHSGQSIEWIAKNADGWMYYPRNLTFQTELIQHWRSHTDRFKPFSQSLYVDLTEDPDEDPTPIHLGFRTGRNFLIQFLESLRNAGVNHVMINLKYGQRPASEVIEELGEEVLPLFPAITNGN; encoded by the coding sequence ATGGATCCATTCAGTCAGCACCTAGGTTACAAGCGATTGTTTAAAGAAAATCATTTGACGCTGGGTTTGTTTTTTCCAATAGAAGCCTATACCGGAAGTATTCCTTTGATGAACATCGAAGAACAAGTCAAGCTTGCAAAGAGAGCGGAACAATTGAATTTCGCTTCGTTAGTTGTCCGAGATGTTCCGCTTCATGATCCCAACTTTGGGGATGTAGGCCAAATTTACGACCCATGGGTTTTTCTCGGATATATTGCGGCAAATACGGAAAAGATTGCGCTTGTCACCGGAAGCATAATTTTAACCTTGCGTCATCCTTTGCATGTGGCAAAAGCCGCGGCTTCCGTCGACAAAATCTCCGGGGGTCGATTGGTTCTTGGTGTAGCAACGGGGGATCGGCCAATTGAATTCCCGAGTTTTGCCGTTGATTTTGACCAAAGAGGGGAATTGTTTCGGGAAGCGCTGTCGGTCATCAAAACTGTTTGGAAAGAGAATTTTCCTGTCATCGATACATTGAGGGTTCATATGTCAGATGGCGATCTAATACCCAAACCTGATTTATATGATATACCGGTGTTAGTGACCGGTCATAGCGGGCAGTCTATTGAGTGGATCGCAAAAAACGCCGATGGTTGGATGTACTACCCCCGCAACTTGACTTTTCAAACGGAACTGATCCAACATTGGCGTTCGCACACTGATCGTTTCAAACCGTTCAGCCAGTCCCTTTATGTTGATTTAACCGAGGATCCGGATGAGGATCCGACACCGATCCATTTGGGATTTCGAACAGGAAGAAATTTTCTTATCCAATTTCTCGAAAGCTTGAGAAATGCCGGTGTGAACCATGTGATGATCAATTTAAAGTACGGGCAACGTCCCGCATCCGAAGTGATCGAGGAGTTAGGCGAAGAGGTTCTGCCGTTATTTCCTGCTATAACCAATGGCAACTAG
- a CDS encoding SDR family oxidoreductase, translated as MKIVIVGANGKIGRQLVQLFAGTEHQVRAMIRNEEQASELKRLGADEIVVADLEKEIDHAIKGCSAVVFTAGSGSHTGPDKTELVDKLGAIKTIEKAEAFGVERFIMVSSIYADRPDAGPERIRHYFVAKGVADDRLRASKLNYTIIRPGYLTNDPPKGTVRIAEHIEESGEIPRGDVARTIVEALENEHTYRRSFDLQTGETPIAEALRSL; from the coding sequence ATGAAAATCGTGATCGTAGGTGCCAACGGTAAAATCGGCAGGCAGTTAGTGCAACTGTTTGCCGGGACCGAGCACCAAGTGCGGGCCATGATTCGAAACGAAGAACAAGCGTCCGAGTTGAAACGATTGGGCGCTGACGAAATCGTGGTGGCCGACTTGGAGAAAGAGATTGACCATGCAATAAAGGGGTGCTCAGCCGTCGTGTTCACGGCAGGTTCCGGTTCGCATACCGGCCCGGACAAGACGGAATTGGTCGACAAGCTGGGGGCGATCAAAACGATTGAAAAAGCAGAAGCATTCGGTGTGGAACGGTTCATCATGGTGAGCAGCATATATGCGGACCGGCCTGATGCCGGCCCAGAGCGAATCCGGCACTATTTCGTTGCCAAAGGTGTAGCGGACGACCGCCTGCGTGCCAGCAAGCTGAACTACACCATCATCCGGCCGGGTTACTTGACAAATGATCCGCCCAAAGGAACGGTCCGGATCGCCGAACATATCGAAGAAAGTGGAGAAATTCCCCGGGGCGACGTGGCTAGAACGATTGTGGAAGCGCTGGAGAACGAACATACTTACCGGCGGTCGTTTGATTTGCAAACTGGGGAGACGCCGATTGCAGAGGCATTACGATCTCTTTGA
- a CDS encoding PaaI family thioesterase, producing MFIKQPFDEFLGLQYKRVNEDQINVYLPLQPLFLNSLGVVHGGIISSLADVAMCNVPEVDDRGIQTVVTVDLKVSFLRPAKGEFLLADARVIKKGKSLIHSECLIYDDQNTLVAKADGILYVI from the coding sequence ATGTTCATCAAACAACCATTTGATGAATTCTTAGGTTTACAGTACAAAAGAGTAAATGAGGATCAAATAAACGTTTATTTACCTTTACAACCTTTGTTTTTGAACAGTTTAGGTGTTGTTCATGGTGGGATTATCTCTTCACTTGCCGATGTTGCGATGTGTAATGTTCCAGAAGTGGATGATCGTGGTATTCAAACAGTAGTGACAGTCGATCTGAAAGTCTCTTTTTTGCGTCCTGCTAAAGGAGAATTTTTGCTGGCTGATGCGCGTGTGATCAAAAAAGGAAAGAGTCTGATCCATTCTGAGTGCCTGATATATGATGATCAAAATACATTAGTTGCAAAAGCTGACGGGATTTTATATGTGATATAA
- a CDS encoding ATP-binding protein → MSKLIVLMGLPGSGKSTYANQFDHCAVLSSDAIRKELFDDVQYQGNNELVFDTLYSRAKEYLERGYDVVIDSTHLEARRRLRVIDMFRDYEKEIHIINTPVEQCKRRNRERERVVPEYVIDQMAAKMEYPTYNEGWSKIVEVNPHQLD, encoded by the coding sequence ATGTCTAAATTAATCGTACTGATGGGCCTTCCCGGCTCCGGCAAAAGTACTTATGCCAACCAATTCGATCACTGTGCGGTATTGTCCAGTGATGCGATCAGAAAGGAGTTATTCGATGATGTGCAGTATCAGGGAAATAATGAGTTAGTGTTCGATACCCTTTATAGTAGAGCAAAGGAATATTTAGAGCGTGGTTATGATGTTGTGATTGATTCAACCCATCTTGAAGCCCGCAGAAGACTTCGGGTGATCGATATGTTTCGAGATTATGAAAAAGAAATACATATCATCAATACTCCTGTTGAGCAGTGCAAAAGACGAAATCGGGAACGTGAAAGAGTCGTCCCGGAATACGTGATTGATCAAATGGCGGCAAAAATGGAATATCCCACTTACAATGAAGGATGGTCGAAAATTGTTGAGGTGAATCCTCATCAATTAGACTGA
- a CDS encoding zinc-binding dehydrogenase, producing MKAIVLREFGGPEQLRYEEVPDPTPGRGEVVVRLKAAALNRRDYFITINQYPGIRLPAIPGSDGAGIVAAVGEGVDNVAVGSEVVINPTLNWGDNPRVQGPDFQILGVPTDGTYAQLVKVPAENVYPKPEYLTWEEAAALPLAALTAYRALITRGRLQPGETVFIPGIGGGVATFLLQIAVAAGARVFVSSRSDEKIERALQLGATGGVNVNSEKWVKELQARMEGQADLCVDSVGGDTFSQLIRITKPGGRIVTFGATRGPVPNLVMPLIFLKQLDILGSTMGNAEEFEQMLSFFQKHEIRPVIDRSFPLEQASEAVKRMQAGDQFGKILLEIPE from the coding sequence ATGAAAGCAATCGTACTTAGAGAATTCGGCGGTCCGGAACAGCTGCGATACGAGGAGGTACCAGATCCGACTCCCGGTCGGGGCGAGGTGGTCGTCCGTCTGAAGGCCGCGGCACTCAATCGCAGGGATTATTTCATTACGATCAACCAATATCCCGGAATTCGACTCCCGGCAATCCCCGGTTCCGATGGGGCGGGGATCGTCGCTGCCGTCGGTGAAGGAGTAGACAACGTCGCCGTCGGCAGCGAAGTGGTGATTAATCCCACCTTGAACTGGGGGGACAACCCGAGGGTTCAGGGGCCGGATTTTCAAATTTTGGGCGTTCCCACTGACGGAACCTATGCACAGCTGGTAAAAGTGCCTGCGGAGAACGTGTATCCGAAACCGGAATACCTCACTTGGGAAGAGGCTGCAGCTCTTCCGCTGGCAGCGCTTACTGCTTACCGGGCGCTCATCACCCGCGGGCGGCTTCAGCCGGGGGAGACGGTTTTCATTCCGGGAATCGGCGGCGGCGTCGCCACCTTTTTGCTCCAAATCGCTGTAGCTGCCGGAGCTCGGGTGTTTGTTTCCTCGCGTAGCGACGAAAAAATCGAACGTGCTCTTCAACTGGGAGCAACCGGCGGGGTGAATGTCAACTCGGAGAAGTGGGTGAAGGAACTGCAAGCGCGCATGGAGGGACAGGCCGATCTGTGCGTAGACAGCGTCGGTGGGGATACCTTTTCCCAACTCATCCGGATTACGAAGCCGGGAGGACGTATCGTCACCTTCGGAGCGACCCGAGGACCGGTCCCCAATCTGGTTATGCCGCTCATCTTCTTGAAGCAACTGGATATCCTCGGCAGCACCATGGGGAACGCTGAGGAGTTCGAACAGATGCTATCATTCTTCCAAAAGCACGAAATCCGGCCGGTGATCGATCGGTCGTTCCCGTTAGAGCAGGCGAGCGAAGCAGTGAAGCGGATGCAAGCGGGAGATCAGTTCGGGAAAATCCTGCTGGAAATTCCCGAGTAA
- a CDS encoding DUF2283 domain-containing protein: MKAQVTYDDYAGMGYIYFTPPTPGCVVKTVELEVNSDLMLDFDRNGRLVGIELGGKTSDRLKEWAGRNHIFEKHFHHDKGYFFRFMMTDLPHTLQYAVVEHVVFHFKDDRYNDFIGIDLYDIDQYSESFLVGN, from the coding sequence ATGAAAGCTCAAGTAACTTATGATGATTACGCCGGGATGGGATATATCTATTTCACCCCGCCTACACCGGGATGTGTCGTGAAAACTGTTGAGCTTGAAGTAAATTCGGATTTGATGTTGGATTTTGATCGAAACGGTCGACTGGTTGGAATCGAGTTGGGTGGTAAGACTTCGGATCGTCTTAAGGAATGGGCCGGTCGGAACCATATTTTTGAAAAGCATTTTCACCATGACAAGGGTTATTTTTTCAGATTCATGATGACGGATCTTCCCCATACTCTTCAATACGCCGTTGTTGAACATGTTGTTTTCCACTTCAAAGATGATCGTTACAACGATTTCATCGGGATTGATCTATATGATATTGATCAATATTCAGAGTCGTTTTTAGTTGGTAATTAG
- a CDS encoding cell wall-binding repeat-containing protein, whose protein sequence is MRRRKSRLLMYLMAGIAAFVAFSLPVYPSSWAKPPAVKVMADNVRHQIWGDFAKGKSQNVKMELEGKQTVLTPKQTGQDAVYTSPVIRSSIVFTDVGVHWKNRAKNKIKAQSNTRIDVRFSSDGHHWSSWKEAEVDADMTPGPGHSTETFSQLIYANNGRYFQYRVQMHSNKNVVPRIKDIQVTFINSRDGKKVESKKSFWDILFEKVHAAANKPDIVSRAEWGADESLRYNADGTEKWPREYHSVSHIFVHHTDTPNNDPDPAARVRAIYYYHAVTKGWGDIAYNAIIGSDGRIYEGRKGQDNDVLTNGVVGAGTYGFNKGGFSVSLMGEYQSTPLPANMRQALVKLLAYVASINNIDPTGKSDFVRDYEVTDPNIPKVDHDVPNIAGHRDSKYTPGTYCPGDYVYNDLPQIRQDVAAAIQESNINTNLKRLDGANRYEVAVNVSKELENRGFSSDTILLARGDLYTDALSGGPLAAKSKSPILLTSTTSLPTSVQMEIQRRHPAKVVILGGTGSVSTNVEAQLRNLGVPADGITRIDGPNRFAVSASVAEQVVSGTPTNTAIIASGLTFPDALSASSIAAQRGMPILLVGTNSVPDPIMQFLNNHPEINQFVIVGGPATVSDTVKAQLETKGTVTRISGANRFEVGVNLAKYFNMSASSLVFARGDQNFFADALSGGPLAGLTGSPILLTTPTKLPVEVETYLSENRGVFQKGYILGGTGSVSTDVAQKISGYMQ, encoded by the coding sequence ATGCGGCGCCGGAAAAGTCGGCTCCTGATGTATTTGATGGCCGGAATCGCAGCTTTTGTGGCATTTTCCTTACCTGTATATCCCTCCAGTTGGGCCAAGCCTCCGGCGGTGAAGGTGATGGCTGACAATGTTCGTCACCAAATCTGGGGTGACTTCGCCAAGGGAAAAAGCCAAAACGTCAAGATGGAATTGGAAGGTAAACAAACGGTTCTGACACCGAAACAGACTGGTCAGGACGCGGTTTACACTTCGCCGGTCATCCGTTCATCCATTGTATTTACGGATGTCGGTGTCCACTGGAAAAATCGGGCTAAAAACAAGATCAAAGCACAGTCCAACACCCGAATCGACGTGCGCTTTTCTTCCGACGGTCATCATTGGTCTTCTTGGAAGGAGGCCGAAGTCGATGCGGACATGACACCGGGGCCTGGCCACTCGACCGAAACATTCAGCCAATTGATCTACGCCAACAACGGACGATATTTCCAATACCGGGTCCAGATGCATTCGAACAAAAACGTGGTTCCTCGCATTAAGGACATTCAGGTGACGTTCATCAACTCGCGCGATGGGAAAAAAGTGGAGTCCAAGAAGTCTTTCTGGGACATCCTGTTTGAAAAAGTCCACGCCGCAGCCAACAAGCCGGACATTGTCTCCCGAGCAGAATGGGGCGCGGACGAATCCCTGCGCTACAATGCGGACGGAACGGAAAAGTGGCCGCGCGAATACCATTCGGTTTCGCACATTTTCGTCCATCACACGGACACGCCCAACAATGATCCCGACCCCGCCGCTCGCGTGCGTGCCATCTATTACTACCACGCCGTGACCAAAGGCTGGGGCGATATTGCCTATAACGCCATCATCGGCAGTGACGGGCGGATCTACGAAGGGCGAAAAGGGCAGGACAACGATGTGCTGACCAACGGCGTTGTAGGTGCGGGTACGTATGGGTTTAACAAAGGCGGTTTTTCCGTCTCCCTCATGGGCGAGTATCAATCCACCCCGTTGCCCGCCAACATGCGTCAGGCATTGGTGAAATTGTTGGCGTACGTCGCCTCCATCAACAATATCGATCCGACGGGGAAATCGGATTTTGTTCGGGATTACGAAGTGACTGATCCCAACATTCCGAAGGTGGATCACGATGTGCCCAACATCGCCGGTCACCGGGATTCCAAGTACACGCCTGGCACCTACTGCCCCGGCGATTACGTGTACAACGATTTGCCACAAATTCGACAGGATGTGGCGGCGGCCATTCAGGAGAGCAACATCAACACAAACCTGAAACGGCTGGACGGTGCCAACCGTTATGAAGTGGCGGTCAATGTTAGCAAGGAGTTGGAGAACCGCGGCTTCTCCTCGGACACCATCCTGCTGGCACGCGGGGATTTGTACACTGATGCCTTGTCTGGCGGACCGCTTGCCGCCAAGTCGAAGTCCCCCATCCTGCTGACGTCTACCACCTCTTTGCCGACGTCGGTACAGATGGAAATCCAACGTCGTCATCCGGCCAAAGTGGTGATTCTCGGCGGAACAGGCTCCGTATCCACCAACGTGGAAGCGCAGTTGCGTAATCTGGGCGTCCCTGCTGACGGGATCACGCGAATCGACGGACCCAACCGTTTTGCCGTTTCCGCTTCCGTAGCGGAACAAGTGGTGAGCGGTACGCCCACCAACACAGCCATCATTGCCAGCGGATTGACGTTTCCCGATGCGCTGTCCGCCTCAAGCATTGCGGCACAAAGAGGAATGCCCATCCTGCTGGTGGGTACCAACAGCGTGCCTGACCCGATTATGCAGTTCCTGAACAATCATCCGGAGATCAACCAGTTCGTTATCGTGGGTGGTCCGGCGACTGTTTCTGATACGGTGAAAGCGCAGCTGGAGACCAAGGGTACGGTGACCCGCATCAGTGGTGCCAACCGCTTCGAAGTGGGTGTCAACCTGGCGAAGTATTTCAACATGAGCGCTTCCTCTCTCGTCTTTGCACGCGGGGATCAGAACTTCTTCGCGGACGCCCTGTCCGGGGGACCGCTCGCTGGTTTGACCGGTTCGCCGATCTTGTTGACGACACCCACCAAACTGCCGGTGGAAGTGGAAACCTATCTGTCCGAGAATCGTGGGGTATTCCAAAAAGGGTACATCCTCGGTGGAACAGGTTCTGTCTCCACTGATGTGGCACAAAAAATCTCCGGTTACATGCAGTGA
- a CDS encoding ABC transporter substrate-binding protein, which translates to MKRIGWLLSLVLLLVMATACSTPGADSSGKGLKKVTLVLDWTPNTNHTGLYVAKAKGYFKQEGLDVDIIQPGQSGAEQMVASGRAQFGVSYQENVTEARTQGIPIVSIAAVIQHNTSGFASPANKNIKRPKDFEGKTYGGWGSPIEKQMITSLMEGDHADPNKVKIINTGNADFFSIVKRNVDFAWIYYGWTGIEAELRGMKLNIIYLTDYSKDLDYYTPVLITSEKEIKQDPQTVKAFMRAVSKGYQYAIDHPDDAASILSKAVPDLDPKLVKKSQEWLSPRYQADAPVWGHQKQEVWARYANWMKEHKLLKGNFDPSKAFTNQFLPQGGN; encoded by the coding sequence ATGAAACGGATCGGATGGCTTTTGAGCTTGGTTCTCCTGCTGGTCATGGCCACTGCCTGCAGTACGCCGGGGGCCGATTCATCGGGCAAAGGACTGAAAAAAGTGACGCTCGTTCTGGACTGGACCCCGAACACCAACCATACCGGCCTTTATGTGGCGAAAGCAAAAGGTTATTTTAAACAAGAAGGGTTGGATGTGGATATTATTCAACCGGGACAGAGCGGTGCTGAACAAATGGTGGCTTCCGGACGCGCCCAGTTTGGCGTCAGCTACCAAGAAAATGTCACCGAAGCACGTACTCAAGGGATACCCATCGTCTCCATCGCGGCGGTCATCCAACATAACACTTCGGGATTCGCTTCACCTGCAAACAAAAACATCAAGCGCCCCAAGGATTTTGAGGGCAAAACCTATGGCGGTTGGGGTTCCCCGATTGAAAAGCAAATGATCACGTCGCTGATGGAAGGGGATCATGCGGATCCCAACAAGGTAAAAATCATCAACACAGGAAATGCGGATTTCTTTTCCATCGTCAAACGCAATGTGGATTTTGCATGGATTTATTACGGTTGGACGGGCATTGAAGCTGAACTTCGCGGCATGAAGCTGAACATCATTTATCTGACCGATTACTCCAAAGATCTGGATTACTATACTCCGGTGTTGATCACGAGCGAAAAAGAGATCAAGCAGGACCCGCAAACAGTCAAAGCGTTTATGCGCGCCGTGAGCAAAGGATATCAGTATGCCATTGATCACCCGGACGATGCTGCTTCCATTCTTTCCAAAGCGGTTCCTGACCTCGATCCGAAGCTGGTAAAGAAAAGTCAAGAATGGTTGAGCCCGCGTTATCAAGCGGATGCGCCGGTTTGGGGCCATCAAAAACAAGAAGTGTGGGCCAGGTACGCCAACTGGATGAAGGAGCACAAGCTGCTCAAAGGCAACTTTGACCCGAGTAAAGCTTTTACCAATCAGTTCTTGCCCCAAGGAGGAAATTGA
- a CDS encoding thiamine-binding protein, translated as MASTLLSIQILPHTPGGESVFPYVDRAIEIIQNAGVPFRVGPLETTMEGELPELLAIVAKMNEEMVKMGCRSILSHVKIYHNVDGITMKELTQKYDETV; from the coding sequence ATGGCCAGTACACTCTTGAGCATTCAAATTCTCCCGCATACGCCGGGCGGGGAAAGTGTGTTCCCCTACGTCGACCGGGCAATTGAAATCATTCAAAACGCTGGGGTGCCTTTCCGGGTCGGTCCGCTGGAAACAACCATGGAAGGCGAACTGCCCGAGCTCCTTGCCATCGTGGCCAAAATGAATGAAGAAATGGTGAAGATGGGCTGTCGCAGCATCCTTTCGCACGTGAAAATCTATCACAATGTGGATGGTATCACCATGAAAGAGTTGACGCAAAAATATGATGAAACGGTTTAA
- a CDS encoding ABC transporter permease produces MMKRFNYGPSILFFAVLLLLWEAAVRLWSIDPWMLPAPSRIFTTLVHEWTRIPENLFATAWIAICGLLLGLAIGLMAAVFLHWSSLLRKLIYPLLILSQNIPLIALAPLLILWLGFGMEPKVMVVALVCFFPITVSTLDGFQQTDRTLIRYMEMAGASRLQRFFKLEWPSALPSFFSGFKLAATYSVMGAVIAEWLGAKDGLGVMMQLASSSFRTDRVFVAILLVAGLSLLLFATISLIEVWTLRWQTRKGGDGRET; encoded by the coding sequence ATGATGAAACGGTTTAACTACGGACCATCCATCCTGTTTTTTGCCGTCCTCCTGCTTTTGTGGGAGGCGGCTGTTCGTCTATGGTCCATTGATCCTTGGATGTTGCCGGCCCCTTCCCGCATCTTCACAACCCTGGTCCATGAGTGGACACGCATCCCGGAAAACTTGTTCGCGACCGCATGGATCGCCATCTGCGGCTTGCTCTTGGGTCTGGCCATCGGTTTGATGGCAGCCGTCTTTTTGCACTGGTCCAGTCTTTTGAGGAAATTGATATACCCATTGCTGATCTTATCGCAAAACATCCCATTGATCGCCCTCGCTCCCCTGCTCATTCTTTGGCTGGGTTTTGGGATGGAACCGAAAGTGATGGTCGTGGCCCTGGTCTGCTTTTTTCCGATTACCGTGTCCACCTTGGATGGTTTTCAGCAAACGGACCGGACACTGATCAGGTATATGGAAATGGCGGGAGCTTCGCGCCTGCAACGCTTTTTTAAACTGGAATGGCCGTCCGCGCTTCCCTCCTTTTTTTCCGGATTCAAACTGGCGGCCACCTATAGCGTGATGGGTGCTGTGATTGCGGAATGGCTGGGAGCAAAAGACGGGTTGGGTGTGATGATGCAACTGGCCTCTTCCTCCTTCCGAACGGATCGGGTCTTTGTGGCCATCTTGTTGGTCGCGGGTTTAAGCTTGCTCCTTTTTGCCACAATCTCCCTCATTGAAGTTTGGACCTTACGCTGGCAGACCAGGAAGGGAGGAGATGGCCGTGAAACTTGA
- a CDS encoding ABC transporter ATP-binding protein: MAVKLEVKELAFAYDQQLIIENLSLGVKPGEFVSLIGPSGSGKSTLFYLIGGIYKPKRGEILLDGKPIRGKRGHIAYMPQQPSLFPWRTIEQNVRLAQELNGHPDPSHVQSLLKKAGLDHVAHCYPHELSGGMQQRAAFIRALASKQELLCLDEPFGALDALTRTHMQQWLLTVLETERRTVLFITHSIEEALLLSDRIYVLSRQPMRVLREISVPYSRGDRFSLRGTADWMALHLEIENLLLPT; the protein is encoded by the coding sequence ATGGCCGTGAAACTTGAGGTGAAAGAACTGGCTTTTGCCTATGACCAACAACTGATCATTGAAAACCTCTCGCTCGGGGTCAAACCGGGGGAATTCGTCTCTTTGATCGGCCCTTCCGGGAGTGGAAAGAGCACGCTTTTTTATCTCATCGGCGGGATCTACAAGCCGAAACGGGGAGAAATTCTGCTCGACGGCAAACCCATTCGCGGAAAAAGAGGGCATATCGCTTACATGCCCCAACAACCCTCCCTGTTTCCCTGGCGCACGATTGAACAAAATGTCCGATTGGCCCAAGAGCTGAATGGCCACCCGGATCCTTCGCATGTGCAGAGTTTGTTGAAAAAGGCGGGGCTTGACCATGTGGCCCACTGTTATCCGCATGAGCTGAGCGGCGGCATGCAACAGCGCGCTGCGTTTATCCGTGCCCTGGCCAGCAAACAGGAGCTCTTGTGCCTGGATGAACCGTTCGGCGCGCTAGACGCTCTTACCCGCACCCACATGCAACAATGGCTCTTAACCGTTTTGGAAACGGAACGGCGAACAGTTCTTTTCATCACCCATAGCATTGAAGAAGCGCTCCTCCTGTCTGATCGTATTTATGTCTTAAGCCGACAGCCGATGCGGGTACTTCGGGAGATCTCAGTGCCATATTCCCGCGGCGACCGTTTCTCCTTGCGCGGGACAGCCGATTGGATGGCGCTGCACCTGGAAATTGAAAACCTTCTCTTGCCAACATAA